The Amycolatopsis sp. NBC_01480 genome segment GGTGGCGGGCCCGCCACTTCCCGCTGGCCGACTACGAATGGCGCAGGCCGGTTCCCGACGGTGCGAAACAGCCCGGGGTCACCGCCTCGAACCGATTGTCGTGATCGGGGCGCTAAAGTCTCCGCGGTGAACTTCAGAACGCACCCGTACCGCACCGTTTCCCTGCTCATCGTCGCTGTTCTGGCGTTCTGGACACTGGTCGCGTACGGCGTGGGTCTGGTGTGGGACAAGGTGTTCGGCCCGCAGGCGCCGACAAGCCTGCCCGCACCGTGGCCGTCGGCGGGCGGCTCGGCCGTGCGCACGGTGCCGCTGCCGACCGGCGAGATGATGGCGGCGTTGCCCTTCCGGACCGCGGCCGACGCGCTCTGCACTGCGATCCCGGAGCAGACTTGGTCGAAGCTGCTCGGCGGCCCGGTCGCGCTTGAGATCGACGGGCAGGGTTCCTGCCACGTCGTCACCGCCACCCTCAGTCTCCGGGCGCACCTGGCCAGTGCGGCCGACGACATCGTGATCGGCGCCCGGCGGCCGGTAACGGTGGCCGGGCACCGGGCCACGCTCACCGGCGACCAAGGGGCGGCTGACGCGAAGCTGTCCGTCACGATCGCCGACGCCGCCCCGACCACCTGGGTCGACCCCGAGCTGACGTTCGCCCTCACCCGGCATCCGGCCGCCGACCCCGACACCGACCTGCTCGCCCTGGTCCAGGGCATCGGGAACGCGGTCGTGCCGGCAGTGACGGCGCCCGGACCGTCGCTGCCCCGGGTCGTCGCGAACGCCCTGCCGCCGCGGCAGGTCAGCAGCGTGCCCGGGATCGGCATCGCCGACAGCGCCTTGCCGATGGCCGCCTGGCAGCTGTGCACCCAGCTCGCCCAGACGCTCGGCCGGCCCATCACCGACACCCAGCCCAGACCCGACGGCAGCTGCGACACCCAGTCCGGCGCCATCCTGGCGAGCGCCTCGTACTCACCGCCGGCGTGGAGCGACAAGGAGCAGAGCTGGCCGGACAGCGTCGCCGGACGCCCGGCCCGCTTCGACGGCACGACCGTCGTGGTCAAACTCCGCGACGACTCGGACCAGTCCGTGCAGATCCGCTACAGCGTCGCCCGGTCGCACAACGAGCGGCAGGATTTGCAGGACTTCGCGGACCGGATGATGCCGCCGTTGCTGGGCCGCTGACCCGACAACGGCGGCGCCACCTCAGAACGCCGTCGTGCCGTGCGGGGTGCCGAGCCCGGTCGGGCCGTCGTAGCCCGCGCCCGCGGTGCACAGGTACGAGCCGCCGCAGCTGCCGTTGTTGCCGGACGTGACGTCGTACAGGCCCTCGGGGTGCGCGTACGGCGCGGATCCGGCGGTGACGGAGTTCCCGGCCAGCGCGTACACGCTCGCGATCACCGGCGAGGACAGGCTGGTGCCGCCGACCTGCACCCAGCCGTCGGCGCCCTGAGCGAGCCCGAGCGAGAGCAGCAGGTCGCAGAAAGCCGAGCTGCCGCAGCTGTTGTACGTGTCGTAGACGCCCAGCCCGGTGTTCGGGTCGGCCACCGCGGCGACGTCCGCGACGGTCCGCTTCGCACAGCCGGTGTCGTGCTGCCACGCGGGTTTCGTCTCGATCGTGGAGCAGCCGCTGCCGCTGCCCGACCACGTGGTTTCCGACCAGCCGCGGGTGGTGCCCGCCGCCTTGCTCAGCGTGGTGCCGCCGACGGCGGTGACGTACGGCGAGGACGCGGGCCAGCTGACGCCGTAGCCGGAGTCGCCGGAAGACGCGGTGACGGCGATGCCCGGGTGGTTCAGGTGGGCGTCGGCGGCGGTGATGGTCGGGTCCTCGGTGCCGCCGTAGCTGTTGGAGATGGCCACGACGCCCGGGGTCGCGGCGGCGGTGTCGACGGCCGTCATCAGCGGGTCGGTGTCCGCGGAACTCGCTTCGACGAGCAGGATGTGGCAGTCCGGGCAGGTCGACGAGACGGCGTCGAGGTCGAGGCTGATCTCTTCGGCCCAGCCGTAGTCGCCGGCGGGCAGCGGGCCCGCCGCGCCGTTCTGGTTGACCTTCTTGAAGCAGCCGTTCGCCGTGGTGCACGGGGAAAGCCCGCGTGCGGAGCGGAACTGCGCGAGGTCGGCCTCGGCGGTCGGCGCGTCCATCGCGTCGACGATCGCGACGGTGCGGCCGTCCCCGTGGAGCCCGCCGAGGTTGTACGCGGCCTGGATCTCGGCCGGCCCGTAGCCGACCGGGGTCGAGGTGAGCAGCGGGCCGCTGCCCTTCGGCGACTTCACCGCCTTGCCGAGGCAGTGCAGCTGCCCCGAGGCCGAGCAGGCGAAGTTCACCAGACCACCACGCAGGAGCGGCGTCGCCTCGGCGCTCGTCGCGGTGACCAGGGAAAGCGGGACGACGGCGGCCGCGGCCAGCACTGCCGCCGCGAGCGCACGGACCAGGGTTTTGCCGCGAGAGGGTGACATCCTGCCTCCTCGGAGAACGCGAACACGCTGAGACAGAAGATGGTCGCACGTCACCCGGTCGCGGATCACCCGTCCGAAGGAGGGAATTGCTGACCGTGGTCGTTTTCGATCATTGGTCCAGACAAATGTTACCGACTCGTGACAGTGGTCCCGCAGGCCGGGAGCTACTTTGTTGTGACTCACAACAAATGCTCGTCGGTGCATTACCAACGGCAGTGGATTTCCAACGGCGGAGGTGTCACGGCGTGAACCGGAACTTTGTGTTGCCCCGAAGACCGCAGGTGTCCCGAAGGCCACGGC includes the following:
- a CDS encoding S53 family peptidase — translated: MSPSRGKTLVRALAAAVLAAAAVVPLSLVTATSAEATPLLRGGLVNFACSASGQLHCLGKAVKSPKGSGPLLTSTPVGYGPAEIQAAYNLGGLHGDGRTVAIVDAMDAPTAEADLAQFRSARGLSPCTTANGCFKKVNQNGAAGPLPAGDYGWAEEISLDLDAVSSTCPDCHILLVEASSADTDPLMTAVDTAAATPGVVAISNSYGGTEDPTITAADAHLNHPGIAVTASSGDSGYGVSWPASSPYVTAVGGTTLSKAAGTTRGWSETTWSGSGSGCSTIETKPAWQHDTGCAKRTVADVAAVADPNTGLGVYDTYNSCGSSAFCDLLLSLGLAQGADGWVQVGGTSLSSPVIASVYALAGNSVTAGSAPYAHPEGLYDVTSGNNGSCGGSYLCTAGAGYDGPTGLGTPHGTTAF